The following are encoded together in the Pithys albifrons albifrons isolate INPA30051 chromosome 5, PitAlb_v1, whole genome shotgun sequence genome:
- the USO1 gene encoding general vesicular transport factor p115 isoform X3, with amino-acid sequence MNFLRGVMGGPSAGPQPSGADTIQKLCDRVASSTLLEDRRDAVRALKSLSKKYRLEVGIQAMEHLIHVLQTDRSDSEIIGYALDTLYNVISNDLEEEEQEENSAKQVDDLGSQFTEIFIKQQDNVTLLLTLVEEFDFHVRWPAVKLLTSLLKQQGPQVQQIILVSPMGVSRLMDLLADSREVIRNDGVLLLQQLTKSNAAIQKIVAFENAFERLLDIITEEGNSDGGIVVEDCLLLLQNLLKNNNSNQNFFKEGSYIQRMKPWFEVGDDNCGWSAQKVTNLHLMLQLVRVLVSPTNPPGATSSCQKAMFHCGLLQQLCTILMATGVPADILTETINTVSEVIRGCQTNQDYFASVNAPSNPPRPAIVVLLMSMVNERQPFVLRCAVLYCFQCFLYKNHKGQGEIVSTLLPSTIDATGNSVSAGQLLCGGLFSTDSLSNWCAAVALAHALQENATLKEQLLRVQLATSIGNLPVSLLQQCTNILSQGSKVQTRVGLLMLLCTWLSNCSIAVTHFLHNPANVPFLTGQIAENLGEEEQLVQGLCALLLGISIYYNDNSLENYRKEKLKQLIEKRIGRENFIEKLGFISKHELYSRAAQKPQPSFSSPDHMMFDHEFTKLVKELEGVISKAIYKSSEEDKKEEEVKKTLEQHDNIVTHYKKVIREQDQELEELKQRVSTLTSQNEQLQATVTQQVSQIQQHKDQYNLLKVQLGKDTQHHNSHSDTFQMNGIQTEEVSKLREELEEWKNKHELLQGQLREKDSVIEKLNSPQLEMGTTEQSSQTSKSGGLEHSSELQKELEMLRSQIQLQSAEISKLQMENQKLQVMNTTADPVLADSGARAAASSELEARLEQEMKELKSQVKALSEEKESLRQHLDSSSSTVAILQEEKSKLQREVAESKKEQDDLLVLLADQDQKISALKIKLKDLGFPVEDEDDIESGDQGDEDEDGDEEEQD; translated from the exons ATGAACTTCTTGCGGGGCGTCATGGGCGGCCCGAGCGCCGGCCCGCAGCCCTCGGGGGCCGACACG atCCAGAAACTGTGTGACCGGGTGGCCTCGTCCACGCTGCTGGAGGACCGCAGGGACGCCGTCCGTGCGCTCAAGTCGTTGTCCAAG AAGTACCGGCTGGAGGTCGGGATCCAGGCCATGGAGCACCTGATCCACGTGCTGCAGACCGACCG TTCAGATTCTGAAATAATTGGCTATGCCTTGGACACTCTCTACAATGTGATATCGAATGACCTCGAAGAGGAGGAGCAAG AAGAAAACTCAGCCAAGCAAGTGGATGATTTGGGCAGTCAGTTCACAGAGATTTTCATTAAACAGCAGGACAATGTCACTCTGCTGTTGACTCTGGTGGAG GAGTTTGATTTCCACGTCCGCTGGCCTGCAGTGAAGCTGCTCACCTCCCTGCTGAAGCAGCAGGGGCCTCAAGTGCAGCAGATCATTCTGGTCAGCCCCATGG GTGTTTCCAGACTGATGGATTTACTGGCAGACTCCAGGGAGGTTATAAGGAATGAT GGAGTCCTGTTGTTACAGCAACTGACCAAAAGCAATGCAGCCATACAGAAAATTGTTGCCTTTGAAAATGCCTTTGAGAGACTTCTGGACATCATaacagaggaaggaaacagTGATGGAG GAATAGTAgtggaggactgtctcctgCTCTTACAAAACTTGCTGAAGAATAACAACTCCAATCAGAACTTCTTCAAGGAGGGTTCCTACATCCAGAGGATGAAGCCTTGGTTTGAGGTGGGAGATGACAACTGCGGGTGGTCTGCCCAGAAAGTCACCAACCTTCACCTGATGCTGCAG CTGGTGCGGGTGCTGGTGTCCCCCACCAACCCTCCTggtgccaccagcagctgccagaaggCCATGTTCCACTGTGGGCTCttacagcagctctgcaccaTCCTCATGGCCACGGGGGTCCCTGCTGACATCCTGACAGAG ACCATTAATACTGTATCAGAGGTGATCCGAGGATGCCAGACCAACCAGGACTACTTTGCCTCTGTAAATGCACCTTCTAATCCACCAAG gccTGCCATCGTGGTGCTGCTCATGTCCATGGTGAACGAGAGGCAGCCCTTCGTGCTGCGCTGTGCCGTGCTCTACTGCTTCCAGTGCTTCCTCTACAAGAACCACAAGGGCCAGGGCGAGATCGTGTCCACGCTGCTGCCATCCACCATCGACG CCACAGGAAACTCGGTCTCGGCGGGCCAGCTGCTCTGCGGGGGCCTCTTCTCCACGGATTCCCTGTCCAACTGGTGTGCTGCCGTGGCCCTGGCCCATGCCCTGCAGGAGAATGCCACcctgaaggagcagctgctgcgGGTGCAGCTGGCCACCAGCATCGGGAACCTGCCGGTGTcgctgctgcagcagtgcacCAACATCCTGTCCCAG ggcagcaaagtgCAGACCAGGGTTGGACTCCTGATGTTGCTGTGCACTTGGCTGAGCAACTGCTCCATTGCTGTCACCCACTTCCTGCACAACCCAGCCAATGTGCCTTTT CTCACAGGGCAGATAGCTGAGaacctgggagaggaggagcagctcgTCCAAGGCCTGTGTGCACTTCTGCTTGGCATCTCCATCTACTACAATGACAATTCCCTGGAGAATTACAGGAA AGAGAAGCTGAAGCAGCTGATTGAGAAGAGGATTGGCAGGGAGAACTTCATTGAGAAGCTTGGCTTCATCAGCAAACATGAACTTTactccagagctgcccagaaGCCACAGCCCAGTTTCTCCAGCCCAGACCACATGATGTTTGACCATGAGTTCACCaagctggtgaaggaactggaaG GTGTCATAAGTAAAGCTATTTACAAGTCCAGTGAGGAAGataaaaaggaggaggaggtcAAGAAGACACTGGAACAGCATGACAACATTGTGACTCACTACAAAAAAGTCATTAGGGAGCAG GACCAGGAGCTTGAAGAACTGAAGCAGCGGGTCAGCACTTTGACATCCCAGAATGAGCAGCTCCAGGCGACTGTCACGCAGCAGGTGTCCCAGATCCAGCAGCACAAGGACCAGTACAACCTGCTCAAAGTGCAGCTAG GAAAGGACACGCAGCATCACAATTCCCACAGCGACACCTTCCAGATGAATGGCATCCAGACAGAAGAAGTGAGCAAGCTGAGAGAGGAGCTGGAAGAGTGGAAAAACAAGCATGAACTGCTGCAAGGGCAGCTGAGGGAAAAGGATTCTGTGATAGAAAAGCTG AATTCTCCCCAGCTGGAAATGGGAACCACAGAGCAGTCTTCACAGACCAGCAAATCTGGTGGCCTGGAGCACAGTAGTGAGCTCCAGAAG GAATTAGAAATGCTCAGGAGCCAGATACAGCTACAGTCTGCAGAAATCTCCAAGCTTCAGATGGAGAATCAAAAGCTGCAAGTAATG AACACAACTGCAGATCCTGTGCTGGCAGACAGTGGTGCAAGGGCAGCAGCCAGCTCTGAATTGGAGGCACGACTGGAGCAGGAAATGAAAGAACTGAAG AGCCAAGTGAAGGCCCTTTCTGAGGAGAAGGAGTCTCTGAGGCAGCACCTGgactcctccagcagcacagttgCTATCCTGCAGGAGGAGAAGAGCAAGCTGCAGCGAGAGGTGGCAGAGTCCAAGAAGGAGCAGGATGATCTCCTGGTGCTGTTGGCTGACCAGGATCAGAAGATCTCGGCGCTGAAGATCAAACTGAAGGATCTGGGCTTCCCG GTTGAGGATGAAGATGATATTGAATCTGGAGATCAAGGGGATGAAGATGAGGATGGGGATGAAGAGGAGCAAGACTAG